One Deinococcus grandis DNA window includes the following coding sequences:
- a CDS encoding DUF11 domain-containing protein, translating into MNRVLTMSALLALSTTTQALTPAGTEIINQASAEYIAPESMTPSTAVSNVIRTVVQAVCSVSVTPDGTVAQPGQSAALLPGEGAIFTYTVVNTGNTTEAFPVAVQQEAGTIKPGTRVVHDRNGNGRADADEPAVTSVTLAPEARAQLLLVVAASAAQGDAYLNLVSSCAGGENRDANNVSVVRVGPPPVLGVQKTFSPALVRPGTETTVTVTTSNAGQGESREVILTDLLAEQIARGLSFVPGSARTNVGTLEYTTDGTTWSAAETAPVRGVRVRVPSLAPGASVQLTFRMLAGAAAENQQFVNTATAQTGQDQTSGSATADVRYQPAVAIGPVGTPEAPEATPADQQSKPFAVAGQQVCFDHTAKNTGDVQDNYRVTVTYPQGGATATLYGENGQPLVQPLTLAPGQTAFVRVCYDAQPGGLNALITIQGDRGTSNTTSDVIGSVQGGLPELRKSYVATARNEQGQPVPIPDGGTVSVGDTITYTLTIRNPYTLPLTNVVVTDPIPAHLDATDVDQGGVLSGALGAQTATWNLGTLNPGESRSLTIVTTVSARAVDGEALKNTFNLVSTELPRPLPSNEVQTPVWSAKLLIEKTVSAPEATYGDKLTYTLKITNQSATTAISDATVTDTPARGLEYVPGTSTLGGKPLADPAITAGVLAWQAGQIPAGQSITITYQTRVTPEATGQLVNTVIVSGKGAGGVARAIASNRATATTKLNPLKFSPLADIVGTVFVDRNRNGLFDPLLDLPVPRARVLLAGGREVLTDTRGRYAFPNVPTGTHALRLDPNTTPYPPLHVPQDRGLSGTQSVFVRGLTSVDFPLAPLGGQVDALRRTTLTVGDVRLDKAVYAVDGGYVVTLRLTTPRRLDSLTLTDPLPQGAVLKEGRNIHTGTVDAGELNLTYRFDWTGEPRAATTDPDLSWRY; encoded by the coding sequence GTGAACCGAGTCCTGACCATGAGCGCCCTGCTCGCCCTGAGCACCACCACCCAGGCCCTGACCCCCGCCGGAACCGAGATCATCAACCAGGCCAGCGCCGAGTACATCGCCCCGGAGTCCATGACGCCCAGCACCGCGGTGTCCAACGTGATCCGCACGGTCGTGCAGGCCGTCTGCTCGGTCAGCGTCACCCCGGACGGCACGGTCGCGCAACCCGGCCAGAGCGCCGCGCTGCTGCCCGGCGAGGGCGCAATCTTCACGTACACGGTCGTGAACACCGGCAACACCACCGAAGCCTTCCCCGTCGCGGTCCAGCAGGAGGCCGGGACCATCAAGCCCGGCACGCGCGTCGTCCACGACCGCAACGGCAACGGCCGCGCCGACGCGGACGAACCCGCCGTGACCAGCGTCACCCTCGCGCCGGAAGCGCGCGCGCAGCTGCTGCTGGTCGTGGCGGCCAGCGCCGCGCAGGGCGACGCGTACCTGAACCTCGTCAGCTCCTGCGCGGGCGGCGAGAACCGCGACGCGAACAACGTCAGCGTCGTCCGCGTCGGCCCACCCCCCGTGCTCGGCGTCCAGAAGACCTTCAGCCCCGCCCTGGTCCGCCCCGGCACGGAAACCACCGTGACCGTCACCACCAGCAATGCGGGGCAGGGCGAGAGCCGCGAGGTCATCCTGACCGACCTGCTGGCCGAGCAGATCGCGCGCGGCCTGAGCTTCGTGCCCGGCAGCGCCCGCACGAACGTCGGCACCCTGGAATACACCACCGACGGGACCACCTGGAGTGCCGCCGAGACCGCCCCGGTGCGCGGCGTGCGCGTGCGCGTCCCCAGCCTCGCGCCCGGCGCGAGCGTCCAGCTGACCTTCCGGATGCTGGCCGGCGCCGCCGCCGAGAACCAGCAGTTCGTGAACACCGCCACCGCCCAGACCGGCCAGGACCAGACCAGCGGCAGCGCCACGGCCGACGTCCGCTACCAGCCGGCCGTCGCCATCGGCCCGGTCGGCACCCCCGAGGCGCCCGAAGCTACCCCCGCCGACCAGCAGAGCAAACCCTTCGCGGTCGCCGGGCAGCAGGTGTGCTTCGACCACACCGCCAAGAACACCGGCGACGTGCAGGACAACTACCGCGTGACCGTCACCTACCCGCAGGGCGGCGCGACCGCCACGCTGTACGGCGAGAACGGCCAGCCGCTCGTCCAGCCCCTGACCCTCGCGCCCGGCCAGACGGCCTTCGTGCGGGTGTGCTACGACGCGCAGCCCGGCGGCCTGAACGCCCTGATCACCATCCAGGGCGACCGCGGCACCAGCAACACCACCAGCGACGTGATCGGCAGCGTGCAGGGCGGCCTGCCAGAACTCCGCAAGAGCTACGTCGCCACCGCCAGGAACGAGCAGGGGCAGCCAGTCCCCATTCCCGACGGCGGCACCGTCTCGGTCGGGGACACCATCACGTACACCCTGACGATCCGCAACCCGTACACGCTGCCCCTGACGAACGTGGTCGTCACCGACCCCATCCCCGCGCACCTCGACGCGACCGACGTGGACCAGGGCGGCGTGCTCAGCGGCGCGCTCGGCGCGCAGACCGCCACCTGGAACCTCGGCACGCTGAACCCCGGCGAGAGCCGCAGCCTGACCATCGTCACGACCGTCAGCGCCCGCGCCGTGGACGGCGAGGCCCTGAAGAACACCTTCAACCTCGTCAGCACCGAACTGCCCCGCCCGCTGCCCAGCAACGAAGTCCAGACGCCCGTCTGGAGCGCCAAGCTGCTCATCGAGAAGACCGTCAGCGCCCCCGAAGCCACCTACGGCGACAAACTGACCTACACCCTGAAGATCACCAACCAGTCCGCCACGACCGCCATCAGCGACGCCACCGTGACCGACACCCCCGCCCGCGGCCTGGAGTACGTCCCCGGCACGAGCACCCTGGGCGGCAAGCCCCTGGCCGACCCGGCCATCACCGCCGGCGTCCTGGCCTGGCAGGCCGGACAGATCCCCGCCGGGCAGAGCATCACCATCACCTACCAGACCCGCGTGACCCCCGAGGCGACCGGGCAGCTGGTGAACACCGTCATCGTCAGCGGCAAGGGCGCCGGGGGCGTGGCGCGCGCCATCGCCAGCAACCGCGCCACCGCCACCACCAAACTCAACCCCCTGAAATTCTCCCCGCTGGCCGACATCGTCGGCACGGTCTTCGTGGACCGCAACCGCAACGGCCTGTTCGACCCGCTGCTCGACCTGCCGGTCCCGCGCGCCCGCGTGCTGCTCGCCGGGGGCCGCGAGGTCCTCACCGACACCCGGGGCCGCTACGCCTTCCCGAACGTCCCCACCGGCACGCACGCCCTGCGCCTGGACCCCAACACCACCCCCTACCCGCCCCTGCACGTCCCGCAGGACCGCGGCCTGAGCGGCACCCAGAGCGTGTTCGTGCGCGGCCTGACGAGCGTGGACTTCCCGCTGGCCCCACTGGGCGGCCAGGTCGACGCGCTGCGCCGCACCACCCTGACCGTCGGCGACGTCCGCCTGGACAAGGCCGTGTACGCCGTCGACGGCGGGTACGTCGTCACGCTGCGCCTGACCACCCCGCGCCGCCTGGACAGCCTGACCCTGACAGATCCCTTACCGCAGGGCGCCGTCCTGAAAGAAGGCAGAAATATTCACACGGGTACCGTAGACGCAGGTGAACTGAACCTCACCTACCGCTTCGACTGGACGGGCGAGCCACGGGCCGCCACCACCGATCCAGATCTGAGCTGGAGGTACTGA